In the Cetobacterium ceti genome, GCAGACAGAACAGTTCAACCAGAAATTTTAGAGGTTAAAAAAGTTTTCCAAAATATAGGAATGAAGCCTGTGGATTTAATAAATGGAAAAGTTGAAATAGAAAATAAGTTTATGTTTACAAATTTAGATGATTATCTTGGAAAGTGGGAACTTTTAGAAAATGGAAAAGTTATTAAAAAGGGAGACTTTAGAGTTAATCTTAATCCTGAGAAGAAAAAAGTTTTAGATCTTAATATTGGAAAAGTTAAAATGGAAAAAAACAGGGAATATTTCTTAAATGTTAATTTTTATTTAGCTAAGGATGAAAATTGGGCTAGGGAAAATCATTTAGTTGCCTTTGAACAATTTAAAATAGAAAATAAAAATTTAGAAAAAATAAATGGAGATAAATTTGGAAAAGTTACCTATGTTCAAGACAAAAGTAGAATAGAAGTTAAAGGGGATGGATTTAAGGTTACCTTTGATAAGAATAAAGGAACTGTGGAGAAATTTAATTATAAGGATGAAGAAATTTTAAAATCACCTATGGAGTTTAATTTCTGGAGAGCACCAAATGATAATGATAGAGGAAATGGAGCTATGAAGAGATTAAATACTTGGAAAGAGGCTAGTCAAAAATCTAAGGTGGAAAATTATAAAGTTACAAATTTAAAGGATAAGGGCGTTAGAATAGATTTTGAAATTGTAATTCCAACAACAACTCCTTCAAAGGTATATACAACATATACAATTTGTGGTAATGGAGAAATTATAGTTGATAGTTCACTATATACGTCAAAGGATTTACCAGAAATTCCAGAATTTAGTTTTATTAGTGAGATGGATAGAAAATATGATAATGTAACATGGTATGGAAGAGGACCTGAAGAAAATTATATTGATAGAAAAACTGGATATCCAGTGGGAATTTACAATAAAAAGGTTAAGGATTTCTTTATTCCATATATAAATCCATCGGAAACAGGAAATAGAAGTGGTGTTAGATGGGTAAGTTTAAGTGATAAAAATAAAAATGGATTATTAATTTCAACTGTAGATAATAATGAACCTATAGAATTTAATACTCTTTATTTTACACCTAATGAATTATCTAGTGGAAAAAGACATCCTATTGATTTAGTAGAAAATAAGAATATTGTTTTAAGAGTTATTGGAAAGCAAATGGGTGTAGGAGGAGATAACTCTTGGGGAGCTAGACCTCATGAAAAATATCAACTATTACCTGGAGAAGTTCAAAGTTTCTCATTTAAATTTAGAGGAATGGATAAAAAAGTAAGTCCTGAAGAAATTAATATGAACAATCTTCCAAGACAGGAAAAAAATCAATATCTTTATAAAGAGGAGGGAGAAAAGGAAAATAAAAATGAAATTTCTCTTTCTGATATGACATTTGAAACAGTTTCTTCTGGTTATAAAAATATTATAGGTAAAGATAGAACAATTGCTAATAATAAACTTTCTTTAAAGGTAGAAAAGGAAATTGTTACATTTGACAAAGGAATAAATGTATCTCCATATTCTGAAATTAAAATTAATTTAAAGGATAAGGGTTATGATAGATTTACTGCTTATGTGGGAATGGATAGAGAAGTTGTTGGATATAGAGGTGGAGGAACTTTTAAAATACTTTTAGATGGAAAGGAAGTATTTAATAGTGGATATATGAATAGCTTTGGAAAAAGCCAATTTGTAGATTTAGATATAAGTGGAAAAAATGAAATGGTTCTTATTATGGAAAATGATAAGAATGAAAGTAAATATAACCATGGAACATGGGCTGATGGGAAATTTATAAAGAAAAGTTTATTATCTAAATTATTTTAAAAAATAAGAGGAGGGGCTACCCCTCCTCTTATTTCATTTTTAATCAACTAAATCTGTAAATATATAATCTACAATTTTAAGCCCGTCTACAGCGGCACTAACTATTCCACCTGCATATCCAGCACCTTCTCCTATAGGATATAATCCCTTTGTGCTAATAGATTCACCAAATTCATTTCTAGTGATTCTAACAGGGGCAGAAGTTCTAGTTTCTGGGGCTATTAGATTGGCATTTTTACTTATAAAATTTCTTTGAGTTTTTTCCCAATGTTTCATGGCATATTTCATATTGTTTGAAATAACTTCAGGGAAAAGATTATTTAAATCATAATTTTTCATTTCCATGGGATAACTTGATTTTAACTGTCTAGTTGTAGTTTTATTATTCATAAAATCTAAAACATTTTGAGTTAAAGCTCCATAGTTATTAATAAGTTCAAAAGTTTTTCTCTCTATTGATTCTTGGAATTTCATTCCCGAGAACAATTCATCTCCAAATTCATTTTCTTTAATTCCTACAACTAAGGCTGAGTTTGAAAACTCTCCATCTCTAGTGGAATAACTCATACCATTTACAAGGGTTCCTCCAGTTTCAGAGGCAGCATTTACAATAACTCCTCCTGGACACATACAAAACGAGAATATTCCCCTCTCCTCTTCCCTATTGTTATAGGCAAGATTATATGTTGCCGCTTCTAGTAAAGGATGATTAACAAATTTTCCATATTGCATTTCATCAATATCTTTTCTTGGGTGCTCTATTCTTGCTCCTACGGCAAAGGCCTTATTCTCCATAAAAACTCCATTTTTATGAAGCATTTTATATGTATCTCTAGCAGAGTGTCCAACTCCCATTAAAACCCTATCAAATGGAAGTCTTTCTTTATTTCCAAATTTATCTCTAATATCTAGAGCCACAACTTTATTATTTAAAATAACAACATTTTCAACTAAAGTATTAAAGTGAAACTCACCTCCAAGAGATTTAATTTTTTCACGGATATTTTTAACTACAACTTTTAAAATATCAGTTCCAACATGGGGTTTATAATCCCATAAAATATTTTCTTGGGCACCAGATTCAACAAGTTCTAAGAAAACTTTATTTATATATCCACTTCTAATTCTTGTATTTAATTTTCCGTCTGAATAAGTTCCTGCTCCCCCTTCTCCAAATTGAATATTTGAATTGGGATTAAGAACACTTGTAGAATAAAAAGATTCTATGGCCTTATCTCTATTGTCTACCATCTCTCCTCTTTCAAAGATAATAGGTTTAAAACCATATTCGCAAAGTCTAAGTGCAGCAAAAAGCCCCGCAGGACCAGTACCGATAACTGCAATTGACCCCATATCTTTTTTAGGAACTCTTTTTTCCATTTTAATTTCCTTGGGAATGGAAAAATCCTTGTGAAGATTTGAAACAGCTTCCTTTAAAGTAATTTCTAAATTATATACAAATTTAATTTCAGATTTTTTTCTACTGTCAATGGATCTTTTAACATGTTCAATTCTTTCTATATTCTCAGGTTTAATACCCCTTTTTATAATTTCATTTTTAACCATTTTATTTTGATCTCTCTCTATGGAAATAGAAAGATTATTTAAATTTATTTTCAAAATTTCTCACCTCAAGGGATATTATATCACAAAAAATAGGAAAAAGACCCTGAAATTTCATTTCAGAGTCTTTCATATGTATTGCTATTTAATTTTTTCTTCTAATGTTTTTCCAACTTTGAACTTAACTACTTTTTTAGCATCTAACTTCATTTTTTTACCAGTTTGAGGATTTCTAACTTCTCTTGGAGCTCTTGTTACAACTTCCCATTTTCCCCATCCAACAAAAGTTACAGAATCTCCATTTACTAAAGCTTCCTCTACTGATGCAAGGAAAGTGTTAATTGCTTTTTCAGCATCTTTTTTTGCATACTCACCATTTTTTGCGAAAAGATCTACGAATTCTTTTTTAGTCATAATTTATTCCTCCTTTTTATATTAAATCTAACCTAATATTACTATATAGCCATAAAATGCCTATTTGTAAAGTAATATATTTAAAAAATATAAAAAATCCTTTTTTAAATAAAAAATGTTACTTTAAAATGGTGCGTAAAAAGGGACTTGAACCCTCACTGAAAATCCTTCAACAAGACCCTCAATCTTGCGCGTCTACCATTCCGCCATTTACGCATGGTCTGGATTTATAGGTGTAATATAGCACAGAAGAGTGGGTATTGTAAAGAAGGTTTTGAAGAATTTTTATTTTTAAAATAAATAAAATTATAGTATAATATAAAAAGTCGTTAATAAGTTTAATAAAGGAGTTTTAAATGGATAAAAAAATAACAGATGCAGAATTTGTAAAGATGCAAGAGGAATATATGGAAAAATTTGGAAATTATCCAGTTCCAGAATTTGATAAATTATCTGCTAATCAAATGAATAGCTTAATAGAAAACTTTTTAGAGGAAGAAAGTCCTATTAAAATATATAGTGATATTCCAGAAAATATTTTAAAAGAGATTCCAATACTTCAAATGGTAAAACTTTTCTTAGAAATAACAATTAGAGAAAAAGGAACTATTAAACTAACTCAAGCTGGGTATTTACCTCCTAAAATAGTAAAAGAGATCTATGACAGTAAATTAATTTTAGATCCATATATTGAAAGTGGAGAGATAAAATTAAATAAAGAATTAGATTGTATGATAGTGGAGTTAGTAAAAATACTATGTATACTTGGAGAATTAGTTATTGAAGATGGAGGAAAACTTAAAATAACTGAACTTGGAGAAAATCTGTTAAAAAATGAAGTGGAATTACTAAATGTAATTTTTAATAAATATAATAAAGAACTTAATTGGTCTTATTTTGATGGATGTGGAGATAATATTGGATTCCAAAGTAATATTGGATTCGTACTATATCTTATTAAAAAATATGGAAGAAAAAAATTAAATTTAGACCTTTACATTGAAAAAATTGACAGAGCATTACCATCTGTTTATGAAGAGTTTATTCCATTTAAAGAAAACTCAACAAAAGAGGAAAAAACATTAGATTATAGATATACTTTTTATTTAAGAGTTATAGAAAGATTATGTGGATTCTTTAACTTAGTAAATGTCTATGTTAAAAATGACAATATGATTTTAATTGAAAAAAATGATATATATGATAGAGTAATAGAATTTTCAAAAAGCTAGTTTTAATACTAGCTTTTTTTATATCTTGTGCTATAATTCAGCCATAGAGTTATGAAAAAATAAGGAGGTTATATTATGGATAAAAAAGTTTATATATTACTAGCAGAGGGATTTGAATTAATAGAAGCTTTAAGTCCATTGGATGTATTAAGAAGAGGTCATATACATGTGGAAACTGTATCTTTAAATGATGGATTAGAGGTTAAATCTGCTCAAAAAGTGACAGTTGTAGCTGATAGAAGATTTAATATAGATGAATTAACAGATGGAGATATGATTATACTTCCAGGAGGATATCCAGGGTATGTTAATTTAAAAGAAAATAAAGATGTTGTAAGTTTAGTTAAATATTATTTAGAAAAAAATGATAAGTATGTAGGAGCAATTTGTGGAGCTCCATCTCTTTTAGGAGAGAATAAATTTATTTTGGGAAGAAAATTCACATGTCACTCTTCAGTACTTGATGCTATGGATAAAAAAATGTATTCTCATATGGATGTAGTAAGAGATGGAAATCTAATTACAGCATCTGGAGCAGGACATGGAGTTGAATTTGGAATGGAACTTGCCAAAGTATTCTTAGATGAAAAAAGTATTGAAAATATTATGAAGGGGATGGAACTTCATAAGGAAGAAAAATAATTGAGTTTAAAATATAATAACCTATTGCTAAAATACTAAATGTGAAGTATTATTCTCATAAAGAATTACTTGATTGATGATTCAACAATATAGTGGGGGTTATTTATGAGGAAAATGTTCCTTTTATTTTTAGTATTTACAGTATCGCTATTTTCTTTTGGGGAAAAGAAAATAATAAAAGCTGTTTTTTCACCAATGCCAAACATAAGTGAAAAGCTTCTTAAAAAAGTTATAAAGAATTATGAAAACCTTAATAATATTTCTGTTGAAATTGAAATTATTGAAGGAAACTATTTAAAAATTTTAAAGGAAAAAATAAATAAAAAAGAACCTTTAGACATGATTTTTATGACCCCGTTATATGCAAAAAATGCCATAGCATTAGATTGGCTTCAACCATTTAAAGACGGATATTTAACAGAATTTGAAAAAATGAATATTAAAGAATATTTTCCAGAAGAATTTATTAAAAACAAAAAATTTTATGGATACTCAACAGGATCTCTGGGAACAACTCTTTTTTATAATAAAAAATTATTAAAAAAATATGGAATTCCTAAACCCAGAAAATTAGAAGATATGCCTAAAATTTTACAACTGGTAAAGGATAATGGAATTATTCCATTGGTATCAGATACAACATTTTCAGGAAGTGATATTTCTATTTTAGATGAACATTTAAAATATCATTTAAACATGGAAGAAAATAAAATATTTATTCATCCAAATGAAATTGGTTATAGAAATAGATATCAAGCTTTTTTTTCAGGAAAAGTAGCTTTTATATCTGGAGCTATTGAAGAGAGTAATAGAGATGATTTATATAGGGATATATTTGGAATGATTCCTATGGAAGGATATAGTTTTAATTTAAAAACATTGCCCTATGCTTATGCTTTAGGGAAATATTCAAAGAATCCAAAAGAAGCCATAAATCTTATGAGATTTTTAAATGAAAAAACTAAATATGCAGATTTAAGAAAAATAAGAAATTCTTTTATAAACGGAATGTAAGAAAAGTTATAACAGGAGGAGGGGTTAGTCCCTCCTCCTGTTACTTTATTTAATTATTAGTTAATAATAACTATAATTAATCTTCTAAAGAAGTTTCTTCTTCATAATCGTAGAATCCTTCATATATTTCTTCTTCATCCTCTTCAATCATTTCAAGTATAAACTCTCTACAGTTTTCTAATTTTAAATCTTCAGGTAAATTTTCTTCTGTTATAAACTTAAATTTCTCATCTTTTAAGAAAGGTATAAATAGATGGAATAAAACTCTTTCAAATTCACTGTAATATGTATGGAATCCAAAATCTTGATTGTGCTTAGAATTTTTATTTAATTCTCTACAATATTTAGTATGATTAGAACAATCATGAACAACAAGAGGCCAGTTTTCCTTAGAAGCCATATCCATTAATTTAAATGTAATCTCTCTAGACCAAATAGGGGAAATATATCCTCTTCTAGAAATATACATAGTTTCACCATGGTAATTGTTTATATTATCTTCGCCAAAGTGTAATTCAGCACAGTTTATAAAGTCTAAACCAGAAGCTAATATTTTGTCTTTTTGTTTCATAAATGATTCTAAAAATTCAGGAGTCATAGGAGTTTCAATTCCCACCATAGGGATATATTTTTTAGCAAGTTTCATATACTCTATAACTTTATCACTACAGTTACTTGCTCCCATATTAAATCTTAATTCATCAAGTCCAGCTTCTCCAAGAGCTTTTAAATTCTCCTCAGTTCCTATGGTACCATTGGTATACATATGCTGATAAACTCCAGCTTCTTTAAATTTCTTAATAACTGGATAATATTTTTCAATTTCTAAGAATGGTTCTAAATATACATAGGCAATTCCTGAAGGTTTTTTCTGTATATTTAAAAGAAGGTCAATATCCTCTTCATAATATAAAGTTTCTCCTATTTCCCACATGTTATCAGGTATTTTCTCTTGGTTATCTATATTATCATGGTAATAACAGAATTTACACTGTAGGTTACATTTATTTGTTTTTCTCACTCCACCTAATCCATCACCAAATAAACAAGATACACATCCCTTAGGGAATTTATTCTTATCTCCTACAAAATATGTTCTACCTTTTAAAGTATCTAATCCTACAATACTGTCCTGTATTCTTTTATGATGAGCTCTCATAGATAAATCAATTTGTCTTAATACAGATTCAATTATATCTTTATACTCTTCACAAATTTCTTCTTTATTTCCTGGAATAGATGCTAAGAACTCAAACCATTCTAAAGCGTCTTTTTTTGATATGTTCATTAAATCACCTTTTTTATATAAAATTATTTTGTTACTTAGTACATTGTATCAGAATATCTAAAAAAACTCTACATAATATGATATAATTCTTTAATAGATAGGTAAATAATAATATTGAAAGGATATAAATAAAAAATATGAATAAAATAAATTACGATAAAGAGATGGAAAATATAATATCTCAAATTAAGGATAAAGAAAAGCCAAGTCTTTTAATTCACTCTTGCTGTGCTCCCTGTAGTGGTGCAATTCTAGAGTATTTAAGAAACTTTTTTAATATTAGTATATATTTTTACAATCCAAATATAACATTTGAAGAGGAGTATGTAAAAAGGCTTGAGGAACAAAAATCCTATGATAAGGAATTAAATTATAATATGGAGATTATTGAGGGAATTTATAATCCAAAGGATGATTTTTTTAAAGTTGTTCAAGGATTAGAAAAGGAACCTGAAGGTGGGAAAAGATGTTATAAATGTTATTATCTTAGAATGGAAGCTTGTGCTAAAAAAAGTAAGGAGCTAGGATTTGATTATTTTACAACTGTTTTAAGTATAAGCCCTCTTAAAAATGCCCAATGGATAAATGAAATTGGAAGGGAGCTTTCTGAGAAATATAATATTAAATTTTTATATGGAGATTTTAAAAAGAAAAGTAGATATTTAAGATCGGTGGAATTATCAAAGGAACACAATCTATATAGACAGGACTATTGTGGATGTGTATTTTCAAAAGTAGAAAGAGAAAAAATAAAGGAGTCAAGAATAGGTGAATAATAATAGATTTTATAGTTTAAATGACTATTTTAAAGAAAACTTTCATGAAAAAATATATAAGGTTTCTTTAGATGGAGGATTTACTTGTCCCAATAGAGATGGGAAAGTGGCAAGGGGAGGGTGCTTATTTTGCAGTGAATCTGGAAGTGGAGATTTCGCAGGAAATAAAACTAAACCTATAAATGAGCAGATAGAGGAGCAATTAGAACTTATAAGTGGTAAGTTTTCCCAAGGGAAAGTTATAGCCTATTTTCAAAATTTTACAAATACCTATGGAGATGTAGAATATTTAAGAAAAATATTTTATGAAGCTTTAAATCACCCTAGAGTAATGGGGCTTGCTATAGGGACTAGACCTGATTGTTTACCAGAAGATGTACTTGATTTGTTAAGTGAAATAAATGAAAAATATTTTCTTTGGGTAGAACTTGGACTACAAACTATAGATGAGGGGGTTGCCAAAATCATAAATAGAGGGTATAAATTAAAGGTATATGTAGATAGTGCCCTAGAACTTAAAAAAAGAAATATAAAAGTTGTAACTCACTTAATTATAGGATTGCCAGAGGAGGGAGACAGGGGAACTCTTGAAGGAGCAAAACTAGTAAATAGTGTAGGTTCATGGGGAATAAAGATACATTTGCTACATATTTTAAAAAATACTCCTTTAGCCATATATTATAAAAATAAACCATTTAAAGTGTTTGAAATGAATGAATATATAGATTATGTAGTAGATATTTTAGAGGTATTAAATCCTACTGTGGTTATTCATAGATTAACTGGAGATGGAAAAAAAGAAGATTTAATAGAACCTCTTTGGAGTTTGAATAAAAGAGCTGTTTTAAATGGGATACATAAAAGGCTAAAGGAAAGAGAAACTTATCAGGGGAGAATAAGCAATGGGTAATGTTTTATTAAAGATTAAAGAAATTAGGGATAAGCTTACAAATAAAGAACTTAAAGTGGCAGACTATATAGAAAAAAATCTAGAAGAAGTTAAAAATTTAAATACATATGAAATGGGAAATAGGTGTGATGTGAGCCAAGCTTCCATAGTAAGATTTTCTAAAAAGTTGGGATATTCAGGATTTCCTGAATTTAAAATTGCCTTAAGTAGTGATATAGGGCGACAGGAAATGGAAAATAGTATAAGCATAATTCATGAGGAAATTAAAGTGGATGATTCAAGTGAAGACACAGGAAAAAAAGTTGCCTATGAAAATATAAAAGCTATTGAAGATACTTGTAAATTAATAAATTATAAGGAACTTGAAAAAGCTGTGGAACTTTTAGATAAAGCTAAAAGAATTTTTATTTTAGGTGGTGGTTTTTCAGGAATTGCTGGGAGAGATTTTCAATATAAGTTATTAGAACTTGGGAAAATGGCAATTTTTGAAAGTGATCCACATATTCAATATTCTAATTTTTCTACAATAGAAAAGGAGGATGTGGTTTTTGTAATTTCCCAAGGGGGGAAGTCCTTGGATATTTTTAATATTTTACAAGAACCTAAGAGGAGAGGGGTGAAAATAATTTCACTTACTAAATTTTCTCCTAATCCAGTTAGGGAAATTGGAGATATAAAACTTTCCACAGTGGCTGAAAAAAATAATTTTCGTTCAACGGCACTATCTTCAAGAATAGCCCAACTTACAGTAATTGATATGATTTATGTAAAACTAATTCAAAGGAATAAAACTCTTGCTGAAAAGTATATTGGAGATGCTTTAGAAATGGTAAAAGATATGAAAATGAAATAAAAAACCAAACCAAAACCAAAAACCAAATAATTAAATATAGGGAGTTGTCACATGATAGAATTAGATGAAAAGTTTATAAAAGAAATTTATATACCTAGGGAACCTGATGGATATAAGGGAGATTACGGTCATACCTTTGTAGTTGCAGGATGTAAAGGATTTGAAGGAGCGGCATATTTTGCAACTATGGGAGCAATAAGAACAGGATCAGGTTTAGTTACCCTAGGGACACACAGTGATGTCCTTGATCATCTAAGCGTAAAATTAAATGAAGCTATGACAGTTTCAATAGAAAATATAACAAATGTTAGACAGATGTTAGACAAATGTACATCAATAGTAATAGGACCAGGACTAGGGGATAATCCTAGAAACTATGATCTGTTAAAAAAAATTGTAGTTTGCGGATCCTCTCCTCTAGTTATAGATGCTGATGGTTTGAATCTTTTAGCTAAGGATTTAACTCTTTTAGATAAAAGATTATGTCCAACAGTTTTAACTCCTCATTTTGGAGAATTTTCAAGATTAACAGGAGTTCCAATAGATGAATTAAAAAAACATAAAATTGAACATGCCTTTGATTTTGCTAGAAAAAATAATGTTATTTTGGTTTTAAAAGATCATAAAACCATAATAACAGATGGTAAGGAAATATATATAAATACAACTGGAAATAGTTCTATGGCAAATGGAGGAATGGGAGATACTTTAGCAGGAATTATTGCTTCCTTTGCAGGGCAAGGATATTGTACTTTAAAAGCTACACTTTTAGGAGTTTATCTTCATGGATTAACAGGAGAGATTTTATCCCGTGGAATGTTTTGTGTAAACCCTACTCATTTATTAGAAGCCTTACCATATATAATGAAAAAATATATTTGTAATAATAATTCAAATAAAATTTTAAAATAAGAATTGAAAATACATTGACATTTTGTATATAAAATGATATGTTCTATTTATATAGAAAGTTATTCTAAAGGGGGACATAACATGAGAGTGATAATAACAGATAAAAATATAGGAGATTGGGCAGCGGTTTATGTTGCTAAGAAAATATTAGAGGCAAAACCAAGTGCTGAAAAACCATTTGTATTAGGATTACCAACAGGTGGAACTCCACTTGCTATGTATAAAAGATTAATTCAATTTTGTAAAGATGGAATTATTTCATTTGAAAATGTAGTTACTTTCAATATGGATGAATATGTGGGGCTTTCTCCAGAAAATGATCAAAGCTATCATTATTATATGTATCATAATTTCTTTAATCATATTGATATAAAGAAAGAGAATATAAATATTTTAAATGGTCTTGCTGAAGATTATAAAAAAGAGTGTGAAAGATATGAGGAAAAAATTAAAAGTGTTGGTGGAATAGATTTATTCCTAGGTGGAATTGGTCCAGATGGACACATTGCATTTAATGAACCAGGATCATCTTTATCATCTAGAACAAGGGATAAGGAATTAACTATGGATACAATTATTGCAAATGCTAGATTCTTTGAAGGGGATATTTCAAAGGTACCTACTTTAGCTTTAACAGTTGGAGTTGGAACTATTTTAGATGCTAGGGAAGTTTTAATTATGGTTAATGGACATAATAAAGCAAGAGCATTACACAATGCAGTGGAGCAAGGTGTTAATCATATGTGGACTATAAGTGCACTTCAATTACATCCAAAGGGAATTATTGTTTCTGATGAGGCTGCTTGTGGAGAATTAAAAGTTGGAACTTATAGATACTTTAAAGATATTGAAGGGAAAAACTTAGATACAGATAAATTAATAGAAGATTTATATAGAGAAGTAAAGGGAGAGTAGGAACTATGAAGGCTATTATTAATGGAAAAATATTTGATGGAGATAAATTTTTAGAAAATAAGGCTTTAGTTTTTGAAAATAAAAAAATAATCAATATAGTTCCTATGGAAGCTTTAGAGGAGAGATACCCAGAAGCTGAAATAATTGATGCTAAGGGAGGATATGTAACTCCTGGATTTATAGATTTGCAAATAAATGGTTGTGGAGGAGTTTTATTTAATGATTCTGTAACTAGAGAAACTTTAGAAATTATGAATAGAACAAATTTAAAATATGGATGTACTTCATTTACTCCAACTCTTATAACTACTGGAGATGAAAATATTATAAATGCTCTAGAACTAGTTGGAAATATGGAAGATAAAGAGGATATTGGAGTTTTAGGATTACATATTGAAGGTCCATATATTTCAGTTGCAAAAAAAGGAATTCATAATCCTAAATTTATTAGAAAAATGGATGAGGCAATGTTAAATAAAATAGTTGAAAAGGGAACTAAGGCTACAACTATAATAACAGTTGCTCCTGAAAATATAAGTGGAGAGTATATTAGTACCCTTGCTAATTCTGGAATTAAAGTTGCCCTAGGTCATACTAATGCCACTTATAAAGAGGTTGAAGAAAAGAAAATATTTGGAATTTCTTTAGCTACACATTTATATAATGGAATGTCATCTTTTGCTCATAGAGAACCTGGAGCAGCTGGGGCAGTTTTAGATATGGATATAAAAGCTGGAATTATTGTAGATGGAATGCACTCAGATTATGCTGCTGTAAGAATTGCTAAAAGAATTATGGGAGATAGATTATATTTAGTAACAGATGCTGTTTCTCCTGTGGGAACAGATATGGAATATTTCTATTTTGAAGGAAATAAGGTTTATCACAAAAATGGAAAATGTTTTGGAGAAGATGGAACTTTAGGAGGTTCAGCTTTAACTATGGATGCTGGAGTTAGAAACCTTGTAAACCATGTGGGAATAACTTTAGAAGAAGCAATTAGAATGGCAACATTATATCCAGCAAAGGCTGTTAACTTAGATAATAAATATGGAAGATTACAACCAGAAGCTATGGCTGACATTGTAATTTTAAATAAAGAGTTAGAAGTTGAGAAAGTTTTTGCAAAGGGAAATTTAGTTTAAAAACTGACTGAAAGTATTAATTAGAGAGAAGTTTGTCTTCTCTCTTTTTTTATAATTTTTACAAAAAAAGAAGGAATTTAATTTTTAATGGATATAATATAATAGACAAAAAAACAAGGAGGTATTTAAAAATGCCAATAACACAAGCAGAATCAACAAA is a window encoding:
- a CDS encoding HU family DNA-binding protein, which produces MTKKEFVDLFAKNGEYAKKDAEKAINTFLASVEEALVNGDSVTFVGWGKWEVVTRAPREVRNPQTGKKMKLDAKKVVKFKVGKTLEEKIK
- a CDS encoding DJ-1 family glyoxalase III → MDKKVYILLAEGFELIEALSPLDVLRRGHIHVETVSLNDGLEVKSAQKVTVVADRRFNIDELTDGDMIILPGGYPGYVNLKENKDVVSLVKYYLEKNDKYVGAICGAPSLLGENKFILGRKFTCHSSVLDAMDKKMYSHMDVVRDGNLITASGAGHGVEFGMELAKVFLDEKSIENIMKGMELHKEEK
- a CDS encoding radical SAM protein; its protein translation is MNISKKDALEWFEFLASIPGNKEEICEEYKDIIESVLRQIDLSMRAHHKRIQDSIVGLDTLKGRTYFVGDKNKFPKGCVSCLFGDGLGGVRKTNKCNLQCKFCYYHDNIDNQEKIPDNMWEIGETLYYEEDIDLLLNIQKKPSGIAYVYLEPFLEIEKYYPVIKKFKEAGVYQHMYTNGTIGTEENLKALGEAGLDELRFNMGASNCSDKVIEYMKLAKKYIPMVGIETPMTPEFLESFMKQKDKILASGLDFINCAELHFGEDNINNYHGETMYISRRGYISPIWSREITFKLMDMASKENWPLVVHDCSNHTKYCRELNKNSKHNQDFGFHTYYSEFERVLFHLFIPFLKDEKFKFITEENLPEDLKLENCREFILEMIEEDEEEIYEGFYDYEEETSLED
- a CDS encoding epoxyqueuosine reductase QueH translates to MNKINYDKEMENIISQIKDKEKPSLLIHSCCAPCSGAILEYLRNFFNISIYFYNPNITFEEEYVKRLEEQKSYDKELNYNMEIIEGIYNPKDDFFKVVQGLEKEPEGGKRCYKCYYLRMEACAKKSKELGFDYFTTVLSISPLKNAQWINEIGRELSEKYNIKFLYGDFKKKSRYLRSVELSKEHNLYRQDYCGCVFSKVEREKIKESRIGE
- a CDS encoding NAD(P)/FAD-dependent oxidoreductase, with amino-acid sequence MKINLNNLSISIERDQNKMVKNEIIKRGIKPENIERIEHVKRSIDSRKKSEIKFVYNLEITLKEAVSNLHKDFSIPKEIKMEKRVPKKDMGSIAVIGTGPAGLFAALRLCEYGFKPIIFERGEMVDNRDKAIESFYSTSVLNPNSNIQFGEGGAGTYSDGKLNTRIRSGYINKVFLELVESGAQENILWDYKPHVGTDILKVVVKNIREKIKSLGGEFHFNTLVENVVILNNKVVALDIRDKFGNKERLPFDRVLMGVGHSARDTYKMLHKNGVFMENKAFAVGARIEHPRKDIDEMQYGKFVNHPLLEAATYNLAYNNREEERGIFSFCMCPGGVIVNAASETGGTLVNGMSYSTRDGEFSNSALVVGIKENEFGDELFSGMKFQESIERKTFELINNYGALTQNVLDFMNNKTTTRQLKSSYPMEMKNYDLNNLFPEVISNNMKYAMKHWEKTQRNFISKNANLIAPETRTSAPVRITRNEFGESISTKGLYPIGEGAGYAGGIVSAAVDGLKIVDYIFTDLVD
- a CDS encoding TIGR01212 family radical SAM protein (This family includes YhcC from E. coli K-12, an uncharacterized radical SAM protein.), with translation MNNNRFYSLNDYFKENFHEKIYKVSLDGGFTCPNRDGKVARGGCLFCSESGSGDFAGNKTKPINEQIEEQLELISGKFSQGKVIAYFQNFTNTYGDVEYLRKIFYEALNHPRVMGLAIGTRPDCLPEDVLDLLSEINEKYFLWVELGLQTIDEGVAKIINRGYKLKVYVDSALELKKRNIKVVTHLIIGLPEEGDRGTLEGAKLVNSVGSWGIKIHLLHILKNTPLAIYYKNKPFKVFEMNEYIDYVVDILEVLNPTVVIHRLTGDGKKEDLIEPLWSLNKRAVLNGIHKRLKERETYQGRISNG
- a CDS encoding ABC transporter substrate-binding protein, with translation MRKMFLLFLVFTVSLFSFGEKKIIKAVFSPMPNISEKLLKKVIKNYENLNNISVEIEIIEGNYLKILKEKINKKEPLDMIFMTPLYAKNAIALDWLQPFKDGYLTEFEKMNIKEYFPEEFIKNKKFYGYSTGSLGTTLFYNKKLLKKYGIPKPRKLEDMPKILQLVKDNGIIPLVSDTTFSGSDISILDEHLKYHLNMEENKIFIHPNEIGYRNRYQAFFSGKVAFISGAIEESNRDDLYRDIFGMIPMEGYSFNLKTLPYAYALGKYSKNPKEAINLMRFLNEKTKYADLRKIRNSFINGM